The uncultured Ilyobacter sp. genome has a segment encoding these proteins:
- a CDS encoding GtrA family protein, translated as MNRELILYIFFGVLTTIVNFITYLLILKINKNYIFATTLAFITAIIFAYITNKKYVFEKKTSSLKELLKEFIKFLTSRAFTYFVDVLGMIFLIKYLSQGEISSKIIVNITVVILNYLFSKLYIFKTEK; from the coding sequence ATGAATAGAGAATTAATTTTATATATTTTTTTTGGAGTATTGACTACAATAGTAAATTTTATTACATATCTTTTAATTCTAAAAATAAACAAAAATTATATTTTTGCGACTACTTTAGCTTTTATAACAGCGATAATTTTTGCATATATTACTAATAAGAAATATGTCTTTGAGAAAAAAACAAGTTCATTAAAGGAACTATTAAAAGAGTTTATTAAATTTTTAACTTCTCGTGCTTTTACATATTTTGTAGATGTTTTAGGCATGATTTTTTTAATAAAATATCTCTCTCAAGGAGAAATATCAAGCAAAATAATAGTAAATATTACCGTTGTTATTCTCAATTATCTTTTCAGTAAATTATATATATTCAAAACTGAAAAATAA
- a CDS encoding TolC family protein produces the protein MNKKKLIFITFLVIFAKGYSVEIGLEDVLNDLDQHNREILIQDMEIESQNLEKKKQFKNMLPNASLTWDHNFVENTSEDQNDFSVSGEDEANIGISMPLFQGGALYNQYKKSELNKEISVQKRNLVRYDIEQSAISTYFNILNKRKQTEIRQMVQEALSKQEERLKALYRSNKMIPKSELLKVQADLILNNSTLKRVQKEQKSEEEKLFVILDVPFDSQIEFKEYSLDNLTLDKYNMGADVERALKYSSKSKQEELILKNSRLDVEISKSELYPKLDASASYRLDNDVDDDETEYQVSLVASWEIFSWGSTVDNIKQKKINYNQAMVNYENAMDLIALEVRDQYRQLEILHEEVYSQKTNMELEEENIRIDKLRYENGIITTYDFLDSINRLSSAQSRYFTLQRDLILAMRVYENLLR, from the coding sequence ATGAATAAAAAGAAACTAATATTTATTACTTTTCTTGTAATTTTTGCAAAAGGATATTCTGTAGAAATAGGTTTAGAAGATGTTTTAAATGACTTAGACCAGCATAATAGAGAGATATTAATACAAGACATGGAAATAGAGTCGCAAAATTTAGAAAAAAAGAAACAGTTTAAAAATATGCTCCCTAATGCATCTTTAACATGGGATCATAATTTTGTTGAAAACACTTCTGAAGATCAAAACGATTTTTCTGTAAGTGGAGAAGACGAAGCAAATATAGGAATATCTATGCCTCTATTTCAAGGAGGGGCGTTGTACAACCAGTATAAAAAGTCAGAATTAAATAAAGAGATTTCTGTTCAAAAGAGGAATCTTGTAAGATATGATATAGAGCAAAGTGCCATTTCTACTTATTTTAATATATTAAATAAAAGAAAACAGACAGAAATAAGACAAATGGTTCAGGAAGCTTTAAGTAAACAGGAAGAAAGACTAAAAGCTCTCTATAGGAGTAATAAAATGATTCCAAAATCTGAACTTTTAAAAGTTCAAGCAGATTTAATTCTAAATAATTCGACTTTAAAAAGAGTACAGAAAGAACAAAAATCAGAAGAAGAGAAATTATTTGTTATTTTAGATGTACCTTTTGATTCACAAATAGAATTTAAAGAATATTCGTTAGATAATCTTACTCTTGATAAATATAATATGGGCGCAGATGTTGAAAGAGCTCTTAAATACAGCAGTAAATCTAAGCAAGAAGAACTTATTTTAAAAAATTCTAGACTTGATGTAGAGATATCAAAATCGGAATTATATCCAAAACTTGATGCATCAGCTAGTTATAGATTAGATAATGATGTCGATGATGATGAAACAGAATATCAAGTGTCACTTGTAGCATCGTGGGAAATTTTTTCTTGGGGAAGTACGGTAGACAACATAAAGCAGAAAAAAATAAATTATAATCAGGCCATGGTAAATTATGAAAATGCAATGGATTTAATTGCTCTAGAAGTGCGTGATCAGTATAGACAACTTGAAATTTTACATGAAGAGGTTTATTCTCAAAAGACAAATATGGAATTAGAGGAGGAAAATATAAGAATTGATAAACTAAGATATGAAAACGGTATAATTACCACATATGATTTCTTGGATTCTATAAACAGATTAAGTTCCGCTCAAAGTAGATATTTTACATTACAAAGGGACTTAATACTTGCAATGAGAGTTTACGAAAACCTATTAAGATAG
- a CDS encoding HlyD family efflux transporter periplasmic adaptor subunit — protein MKKMFGILTLILIVLITTYFSIGFVNNFEHFFSKSDVSRVKEVKVIKLSNQYLDEDLVFKGMVVPKKTIPLYVEVPVVVENILVRNGSFVEVGDPLLEFSDSIKEDLKRELEGLDLDLNNVNLELLDLNSGSLKLELENRMLEVKSLKEDIRAMERSLEVLKFESKTFKEQADAKMKLLENDGISSIEANAALTISNKKAAELTDNFSKLDIGRQKYELLVLSYERLKRELNIKENILVSKRSKLLIQKKNLTEKLKNVEEPLKSPINGLVAEIFVEEGIPFAKGRKLMSIVPDGNYMIKIEVPLFMSSWIERGQEAVVTFNDGRRNKVYRGTVERVAQGAKVPINGDFENVTEVYIDLNDTDGLKLRYYVDVNIKGNETQRRLAVDYFSILEEDGLNYVYVLENGIAKKKLVKLGKKGYSKVEILDLPGNTSIIVNPFKVKDGEQVKSILEDQIK, from the coding sequence ATGAAGAAGATGTTTGGAATATTAACGTTAATTTTAATAGTACTTATTACAACATACTTTAGTATTGGTTTTGTAAATAATTTTGAACATTTTTTTAGTAAATCTGACGTAAGTCGAGTTAAAGAAGTGAAGGTTATAAAATTAAGCAACCAGTATCTGGATGAAGATCTTGTATTTAAAGGTATGGTTGTACCTAAAAAAACAATACCATTGTATGTTGAAGTTCCTGTAGTAGTTGAAAATATATTAGTAAGAAATGGGAGTTTTGTTGAGGTAGGAGATCCTCTCTTAGAGTTTAGTGATTCAATTAAGGAAGATCTTAAAAGAGAACTCGAAGGGTTAGATTTGGATTTAAATAACGTTAACCTTGAATTACTGGATTTAAATTCAGGCTCTCTTAAGCTTGAATTGGAAAATAGAATGTTAGAAGTAAAAAGTTTAAAAGAGGATATAAGGGCTATGGAAAGGTCCCTTGAGGTATTAAAGTTTGAATCAAAAACATTTAAAGAACAGGCTGATGCAAAAATGAAATTACTTGAAAATGATGGAATATCTTCAATTGAAGCCAATGCAGCTTTAACAATATCAAATAAAAAAGCTGCTGAACTAACTGATAATTTTTCTAAGCTTGATATAGGAAGGCAAAAATATGAACTTTTGGTTTTAAGCTATGAAAGACTTAAAAGGGAGCTAAATATAAAAGAAAATATTTTGGTAAGTAAAAGAAGTAAGCTTTTAATACAAAAAAAGAATTTAACAGAGAAATTAAAAAATGTAGAAGAACCATTAAAATCACCAATAAATGGACTTGTGGCAGAGATATTTGTGGAGGAGGGAATTCCTTTTGCTAAGGGAAGAAAACTTATGTCTATAGTTCCTGATGGGAACTATATGATTAAAATTGAGGTCCCACTTTTTATGTCTTCATGGATTGAAAGAGGGCAGGAAGCTGTTGTTACATTCAACGATGGAAGACGCAATAAGGTCTATAGAGGAACCGTTGAAAGGGTGGCCCAGGGAGCAAAAGTTCCAATAAATGGAGATTTTGAAAATGTTACAGAAGTGTATATTGATCTTAATGACACAGATGGATTAAAACTTAGATACTATGTGGATGTGAATATTAAGGGAAATGAAACTCAGCGAAGGTTAGCAGTAGACTATTTTTCTATTTTAGAGGAAGACGGACTTAATTACGTATATGTTTTAGAAAATGGGATTGCCAAAAAAAAATTAGTAAAACTTGGAAAAAAAGGTTATTCCAAAGTTGAGATATTAGATCTTCCAGGAAATACGTCCATAATCGTAAATCCTTTTAAGGTTAAAGATGGAGAACAAGTAAAATCCATATTAGAGGATCAGATTAAATAA